In one window of Microbacterium dextranolyticum DNA:
- a CDS encoding DUF4870 domain-containing protein codes for MTTPPPNQPPYPPQGSATYPAAQPMNPADEKMWATLIHIGGVFYFLPSLIGYLVLKDRGPFVRAHTATALNFQITMLIASAVGGILSIIGIGLLILALVWVFNVVFSIIAAVKASQGQWYTYPLSIPIVS; via the coding sequence ATGACGACTCCGCCCCCGAATCAGCCGCCGTACCCGCCGCAGGGCTCCGCGACCTACCCCGCCGCGCAGCCGATGAACCCCGCCGACGAGAAGATGTGGGCGACGCTTATCCACATCGGCGGCGTCTTCTACTTCCTGCCGTCGCTCATCGGGTACCTCGTGCTGAAGGACCGCGGTCCGTTCGTGCGCGCGCACACCGCGACGGCGCTCAACTTCCAAATCACGATGCTGATCGCGTCGGCCGTCGGCGGCATCCTCTCCATCATCGGCATCGGACTGCTCATCCTGGCGCTCGTCTGGGTCTTCAACGTCGTCTTCTCGATCATCGCTGCGGTCAAGGCGAGTCAGGGGCAGTGGTACACCTACCCCCTGTCGATCCCGATCGTCAGCTGA
- a CDS encoding class I SAM-dependent methyltransferase yields MSSRRHEAQYVIVPGRHHLLTRFQADYLRRLLAGEIADQNGASIAVAPDAVVVWAVTSANHAMTRRNPFAAHRREAAIEILAHVERIPSLVVPVVDVAPTPRFAEITLKEIAYATDERVTPSPETTVVATSTPQVAEMYRTLGYRIAPMEHGHPDAPRTPWQLLDELMAGSDAWRTDAHPASLDIVDRYGLAELARRIAADPVIGDERGLTQTRDYRTYSRAFEDAAERKWAQARPWVVPGRIADLGCATGAMLELASREPTLAESDLIGVEVAPDLFAQCEHKKSEGAFANPNTFFYRRNILAGRLFPDRTIATTLSFALTHEIYSYGDGMPSLESFAQAIADHTMPGGVWINSDVCGPADPDRLVRLHFSGGDVTTPARELTGSNDEIAASLDALPVGSRVAQFAQDFTALSGAPWQYEVRDERTIELRLGDAMEFLETVSYTHNWLSEMHERFCALSWADWRVLVASVGLEIDERSGPWRNDWLVENRFAPAASLTDLDDEPLDWPDTHLLLVARRPA; encoded by the coding sequence GTGAGCTCACGCCGTCACGAGGCCCAGTACGTCATCGTTCCCGGACGCCACCACCTGCTGACGCGGTTCCAGGCGGACTACCTGCGGCGCCTTCTCGCCGGCGAGATCGCGGACCAGAACGGCGCATCGATCGCCGTCGCCCCCGACGCGGTCGTCGTCTGGGCCGTCACCAGCGCGAACCATGCCATGACCCGGCGGAACCCGTTCGCTGCACACCGGCGCGAAGCCGCGATCGAGATCCTGGCGCACGTCGAGCGGATCCCCTCCCTCGTGGTGCCCGTGGTCGACGTGGCCCCCACGCCGCGGTTCGCCGAGATCACGCTCAAGGAGATCGCGTACGCGACCGATGAGCGGGTCACGCCGTCGCCGGAGACCACCGTCGTCGCCACCTCGACCCCGCAGGTCGCCGAGATGTACCGCACCCTCGGGTATCGCATCGCTCCGATGGAGCACGGCCACCCCGACGCGCCCCGCACGCCCTGGCAGCTGCTCGACGAGCTGATGGCCGGGTCGGATGCCTGGCGCACCGACGCCCACCCCGCGAGCCTCGACATCGTCGACCGCTACGGGCTGGCCGAGCTGGCGCGGCGCATCGCGGCCGACCCCGTGATCGGCGACGAGCGGGGCCTCACGCAGACCCGCGACTACCGCACCTACAGCCGCGCGTTCGAGGATGCCGCGGAGCGCAAGTGGGCGCAGGCACGCCCCTGGGTCGTGCCCGGGCGGATCGCGGACCTCGGCTGCGCGACCGGCGCAATGCTGGAACTCGCCTCGCGCGAGCCGACGCTCGCCGAGTCGGACCTGATCGGCGTCGAGGTCGCTCCCGACCTGTTCGCGCAGTGCGAGCACAAGAAGTCGGAGGGCGCTTTCGCCAACCCCAACACGTTCTTCTACCGACGCAACATCCTCGCCGGCAGGCTCTTTCCCGATCGCACCATCGCGACGACGCTGAGCTTCGCCTTGACCCACGAGATCTATTCGTACGGTGACGGGATGCCCTCACTCGAGTCCTTCGCGCAGGCGATCGCCGACCACACGATGCCCGGCGGCGTGTGGATCAACTCGGACGTGTGCGGCCCGGCCGACCCCGACCGACTCGTGCGGCTGCATTTCTCAGGCGGCGATGTCACGACGCCGGCGCGCGAGCTGACCGGGTCGAACGACGAGATCGCGGCCTCGCTCGACGCCCTGCCGGTGGGCAGCCGGGTCGCGCAGTTCGCGCAGGACTTCACGGCGCTCAGCGGCGCCCCGTGGCAGTACGAGGTGCGCGACGAGCGGACGATCGAGCTGCGCCTGGGCGACGCGATGGAGTTCCTCGAGACCGTCTCGTACACGCACAACTGGCTGTCCGAGATGCACGAGAGGTTCTGCGCCCTGTCGTGGGCGGACTGGCGCGTGCTGGTCGCCTCGGTCGGACTCGAGATCGACGAGCGGTCCGGGCCGTGGCGCAACGACTGGCTCGTCGAGAATCGTTTCGCGCCCGCGGCATCCCTCACCGACCTCGACGACGAGCCGCTCGACTGGCCCGACACGCACCTGCTGCTGGTCGCCCGACGGCCCGCCTGA
- a CDS encoding NUDIX hydrolase produces MDPFSFAVAADLVVLTIRDRALHVLLVERGIEPAARAWALPGGFVLADEDVEAAAYRELAEETGVAAGIHLEQVRTYGHPARDPRGRVVSVAWLALAPDLAEPFAGSDARSARWWPVAAVESGALPLAFDHVAIFADAVERARAKLEYSALAMAFCPPEFTIAQLRAVYEAVWGVPVDPRNFHRKITGAPGFVEPTGTLSREGGRPAQLFRAGPVGQLQPPLTRLGH; encoded by the coding sequence GTGGATCCCTTCTCGTTCGCGGTCGCCGCCGACCTCGTGGTGCTGACGATCCGGGATCGGGCTCTCCACGTGCTGCTCGTCGAGCGCGGGATCGAGCCGGCTGCACGCGCGTGGGCGTTGCCCGGTGGGTTCGTGCTCGCGGACGAGGATGTCGAGGCGGCCGCGTACCGGGAACTCGCCGAAGAGACGGGGGTGGCGGCAGGCATCCACCTCGAGCAGGTGCGCACCTACGGACACCCGGCCCGCGATCCTCGCGGTCGCGTCGTGAGTGTCGCGTGGCTCGCGCTCGCGCCCGACCTCGCCGAGCCCTTCGCGGGCTCGGACGCCCGGTCGGCGCGGTGGTGGCCGGTCGCCGCGGTCGAGAGCGGCGCCCTGCCGCTGGCGTTCGACCACGTCGCGATTTTCGCGGATGCCGTCGAGCGCGCCCGTGCGAAGCTCGAGTACTCCGCCCTCGCGATGGCGTTCTGCCCGCCCGAGTTCACGATCGCCCAGCTGCGCGCCGTCTACGAGGCGGTGTGGGGTGTGCCGGTGGATCCCCGCAACTTCCACCGCAAGATCACGGGGGCGCCCGGATTCGTGGAACCCACCGGCACGCTCTCGCGCGAGGGAGGGCGACCCGCCCAGCTGTTCCGCGCCGGGCCGGTCGGCCAGTTGCAGCCGCCGCTCACCCGCCTCGGGCACTGA
- a CDS encoding SPFH domain-containing protein, producing the protein MATITTRPFLRHLSATPTMHVTHLRRGALRHAGAGQAFWFRALDAAISEVPLDDRELSVVVNLRTADLQQLSAPATATYRIVDPELAARRIDFSIDLSTGIWAERPLDAIAAPLHGATTAAVVHLLQPKTLDSALRADLADLGAAATAMLATDTRLTDLGIAIVGVRFSLLRAEPDVERALQTPAREAIQQDADKATFARRAVAVEREAAIGENELSNQVELARRQEELVTARGRNARIEAEQAAVAARIAVDAEAERTRTNAHARADAERALGEAAGAAEQARMAALQSVPVDVLTALALRELAGNLPRIEHLTVTPDLLTDLVGRLGARAGGR; encoded by the coding sequence ATGGCCACCATCACCACCCGCCCGTTCCTCCGGCACCTGAGCGCCACGCCGACGATGCACGTGACGCACCTGCGCCGCGGGGCGCTGCGCCACGCCGGCGCCGGACAGGCCTTCTGGTTCCGCGCGCTCGACGCCGCAATCAGCGAGGTGCCCCTCGATGACCGCGAGTTGTCGGTCGTCGTGAACCTGCGCACCGCCGACCTGCAGCAGCTGTCCGCCCCGGCCACGGCGACGTACCGGATCGTCGACCCCGAGCTCGCCGCACGACGCATCGACTTCTCCATCGACCTGTCCACGGGCATCTGGGCCGAGCGGCCCCTCGACGCGATCGCCGCACCGCTGCACGGGGCGACGACCGCCGCGGTCGTGCACCTGCTGCAGCCGAAGACCCTCGACAGCGCGCTGCGCGCCGACCTCGCCGACCTCGGCGCAGCCGCGACCGCCATGCTCGCGACCGACACCCGCCTCACCGACCTCGGGATCGCGATCGTCGGTGTGCGGTTCTCTCTGCTGCGCGCCGAACCCGACGTCGAGCGCGCACTGCAGACCCCCGCCCGAGAGGCGATCCAGCAGGACGCCGACAAGGCGACGTTCGCCCGGCGCGCCGTCGCGGTCGAGCGCGAAGCGGCCATCGGCGAGAACGAGCTGTCCAACCAGGTCGAGCTGGCACGCCGGCAGGAGGAGCTGGTCACCGCACGCGGCCGCAACGCCCGCATCGAGGCCGAACAGGCCGCCGTCGCGGCACGGATCGCCGTCGATGCCGAAGCCGAGCGCACCCGCACGAACGCCCATGCCCGCGCCGATGCCGAACGGGCCCTCGGCGAGGCCGCCGGCGCCGCCGAACAGGCCCGCATGGCGGCACTCCAGAGCGTGCCCGTCGACGTGCTCACCGCTCTCGCCCTGCGTGAGCTGGCCGGCAACCTGCCCCGCATCGAGCACCTCACCGTCACGCCCGACCTGCTGACCGATCTCGTCGGCCGCCTGGGCGCCCGCGCCGGAGGTCGTTGA
- a CDS encoding glycine--tRNA ligase, with protein MAEQSRLDKVIALARHRGFVFQAGEIYGGSRSAWDYGPLGTELKENIRRQWWQTFVRGRGDMVGLDSSIILPKRVWEASGHVATFSDPLVECLHCHKRFRADTLIEDFEARKGRAAENGLADVPCPNCGTKGQYTEPKDFSGLVKTYLGVVDDESGLYFLRPETAQGIFVNFSNVLTASRKKPPFGIGQVGKAFRNEITPGNFIFRTREFEQMEIEFFTPPAEAQEWFEHWVAACWDWFIDLGIDPDNMRQFDVPQEDRAHYSAGTIDVEYRFGFPGKEWGELMGIANRTDYDLNSHIEASGQSLTYFDQASGEKYVPFVIEPSFGLTRSMMAFLVDAYREEEVPNAKGGTDTRTVLKLDPRLAPVKVAVLPLSRNERLSPLARQVADSLRAQGWNVDFDDAGAIGRRYRRQDEIGTPLCVTIDFDSLDDNAVTVRDRDTMGQERIGLDALVAYLGERLRGA; from the coding sequence GTGGCCGAGCAGTCCCGCCTCGACAAAGTCATCGCCCTCGCCCGTCACCGCGGGTTCGTGTTCCAGGCCGGTGAGATCTACGGCGGTTCGCGCTCCGCGTGGGACTACGGCCCCCTCGGCACCGAGCTGAAGGAGAATATCCGCCGGCAGTGGTGGCAGACCTTCGTGCGCGGCCGCGGCGACATGGTCGGCCTGGACTCGTCGATCATCCTGCCCAAGCGCGTGTGGGAGGCATCCGGCCACGTCGCCACCTTCTCCGACCCGCTCGTGGAGTGCCTGCACTGCCACAAGCGGTTCCGCGCCGACACGCTCATCGAAGACTTCGAAGCCCGCAAGGGCCGCGCCGCCGAGAACGGCCTGGCCGACGTGCCGTGCCCGAACTGCGGCACGAAGGGTCAGTACACCGAGCCGAAGGACTTCTCGGGCCTCGTGAAGACGTACCTCGGCGTCGTCGACGACGAGTCGGGCCTGTACTTCCTGCGGCCCGAGACCGCGCAGGGCATCTTCGTGAACTTCTCGAACGTCCTCACCGCGTCGCGCAAGAAGCCGCCGTTCGGCATCGGCCAGGTCGGCAAGGCATTCCGCAACGAGATCACGCCCGGCAACTTCATCTTCCGCACGCGCGAGTTCGAGCAGATGGAGATCGAGTTCTTCACGCCGCCCGCCGAGGCGCAGGAATGGTTCGAGCACTGGGTCGCCGCGTGCTGGGACTGGTTCATCGACCTCGGCATCGACCCCGACAACATGCGTCAGTTCGACGTGCCGCAGGAGGACCGTGCGCACTACTCGGCCGGCACGATCGACGTCGAGTACCGCTTCGGCTTCCCGGGCAAGGAGTGGGGCGAGCTCATGGGCATCGCCAACCGCACCGACTACGACCTGAACTCGCACATCGAGGCATCCGGCCAGTCGCTGACCTACTTCGACCAGGCATCCGGCGAGAAGTACGTGCCCTTCGTCATCGAGCCCTCGTTCGGTCTGACGCGCTCGATGATGGCGTTCCTCGTCGACGCCTACCGCGAGGAGGAGGTGCCCAACGCCAAGGGCGGCACCGACACCCGCACCGTGCTGAAGCTCGACCCGCGCCTCGCGCCGGTGAAGGTCGCCGTGCTGCCCCTCTCGCGCAACGAGCGGCTGTCGCCGCTGGCGCGCCAGGTCGCCGACTCGCTGCGTGCCCAGGGCTGGAACGTCGACTTCGACGACGCCGGCGCGATCGGCCGCCGCTACCGCCGTCAGGACGAGATCGGCACGCCGCTGTGCGTCACGATCGACTTCGACTCGCTCGACGACAACGCCGTGACGGTGCGCGACCGCGACACCATGGGTCAGGAGCGCATCGGGCTCGACGCCCTCGTCGCGTACCTGGGGGAGCGTCTGCGCGGCGCCTGA
- a CDS encoding HhH-GPD-type base excision DNA repair protein, whose product MALHITDDADADTLLTENPLALLIGMLLDQQIAMETAFTGPLKIEQRTGAMDAATLAAIDPEDFEASFRQSPAVHRYPGSMATRVQALCRALVEDWGGDAAELWTRDDPDGATVLKRLKALPGFGDQKARIFLALLGKQCGFDGAGWREASAPYGEAGSFRSVADIVSPDSLAKVRAFKQAAKAAAKTSAGKA is encoded by the coding sequence ATGGCCCTGCACATCACCGACGACGCCGACGCCGACACCCTGCTCACCGAGAACCCGCTCGCCTTGCTGATCGGGATGCTGCTCGACCAGCAGATCGCGATGGAGACCGCGTTCACCGGGCCACTCAAGATCGAGCAGCGCACCGGCGCGATGGATGCCGCGACGCTCGCCGCGATCGATCCCGAGGACTTCGAGGCATCGTTCCGTCAGAGCCCGGCCGTGCATCGCTATCCGGGATCGATGGCGACGCGGGTACAGGCGCTCTGCCGCGCACTCGTCGAGGACTGGGGCGGCGATGCGGCGGAACTGTGGACGCGCGACGATCCGGACGGAGCGACCGTCCTGAAGCGCCTCAAAGCCCTGCCGGGATTCGGCGATCAGAAGGCCAGAATCTTCCTCGCCCTGCTCGGCAAGCAGTGCGGTTTCGACGGCGCGGGGTGGCGCGAGGCATCCGCCCCCTACGGCGAAGCAGGATCGTTCCGCTCGGTCGCCGACATCGTCTCGCCCGACTCGCTCGCGAAGGTGCGGGCGTTCAAGCAGGCCGCGAAAGCCGCCGCGAAGACCTCAGCCGGCAAGGCCTGA
- a CDS encoding NAD(+)/NADH kinase, whose product MSAPRAVIVHRASELTELLARHGTRGQVAFFLDQRGQSLAAVEERHERTRAALADVAAGLPVDWRRASVERGELARFVFEPDDVILVVGQDGLVANAAKYLGAQRVIGIDPLPGVNAGVLVPHTPAAGVALAETAQAGAARVCERTMVQVRTDDGQSLTALNEVMIGQPGHQSARYTLDVAARRERQSSSGVIVGTGTGATGWCASIARIQSPGLPLPSPTDRSLAWFVREPWPSPSTGADLLAGRLDDDAAGGGLTLRVESDRLVAFGDGMEDDRLTLSWGQRVSVTIAERTLRTVEAPRPTR is encoded by the coding sequence ATGTCCGCCCCCCGCGCGGTGATCGTGCACCGGGCGAGCGAGCTCACCGAACTGCTCGCCCGGCACGGCACCCGCGGTCAGGTGGCGTTCTTCCTCGACCAGCGTGGCCAGAGCCTGGCCGCCGTCGAGGAACGACACGAACGCACCCGCGCCGCGCTCGCCGACGTCGCCGCGGGCCTTCCCGTGGACTGGCGCCGGGCATCCGTCGAGCGCGGTGAGCTCGCCCGCTTCGTCTTCGAGCCCGACGACGTCATCCTCGTCGTCGGGCAGGACGGTCTCGTCGCCAACGCGGCGAAGTACCTCGGCGCGCAGCGCGTGATCGGCATCGACCCGCTGCCCGGCGTCAACGCGGGCGTGCTCGTGCCGCACACGCCCGCGGCCGGCGTCGCTCTCGCCGAGACCGCACAGGCCGGGGCGGCGCGTGTCTGCGAGCGCACGATGGTGCAGGTGCGCACCGACGACGGCCAGTCGCTCACGGCGCTGAACGAGGTGATGATCGGCCAGCCGGGGCATCAATCGGCGCGCTACACGCTGGATGTCGCGGCGCGGCGCGAGCGGCAGTCGTCCTCAGGCGTCATCGTCGGCACCGGAACCGGCGCGACCGGATGGTGCGCCTCGATCGCCCGCATCCAGTCCCCCGGGCTGCCCCTGCCCTCCCCCACCGACCGGTCGCTCGCCTGGTTCGTGCGCGAGCCCTGGCCCTCTCCGAGCACCGGAGCGGACCTGCTCGCGGGGCGTCTCGACGACGACGCGGCAGGCGGCGGACTCACGCTGCGCGTCGAGTCCGACCGCCTCGTCGCCTTCGGCGACGGCATGGAGGACGACCGCCTCACGCTCTCGTGGGGTCAGCGCGTGAGCGTCACCATCGCCGAGCGGACGCTGCGGACGGTCGAGGCCCCGCGCCCCACGCGGTGA
- a CDS encoding SPFH domain-containing protein: MDILAAGGTLVIVSIAVVAAIILLIFLLIMVRAWYKVAKADQALVVVGKNQKSASGESSRISVITGGGALVNPLTQRAEMISLRARQIKMEPTAQASNGVTVNVSGVALVKIGSDPEFVRRAAERFLSQDGAIEQFTTEQLEGALRGVVATLTVEQLMKDRQKLSDQIAEGIKSDLLAQGLILDSFQIQGVTDKNGYIDALGATEVERVRREAEVARINAAREVRARQIATDEANLVEQTAFDKNSAAAAAEVGRARAEADQAEALARAEREQAVLLQGAENKQAQLDADIKKVADADLYQRQRAADGTAYGEVKAAEARAQIAAQEAEATRLRAQAEADAVRLVGEARAAAIEAEAEALSKNQEALLAQRALEALVPMMTEFARGFDKVGSITVLGGEGASSHMAAESASSMRASFDAIEAATGIDLRQVIQGQATGRGIAQGIREEDAAASARRASRASTTTEPGADAAAAPEAVAAE; encoded by the coding sequence ATGGACATCCTCGCCGCCGGCGGCACGCTCGTGATCGTCTCGATCGCCGTCGTCGCCGCCATCATCCTCCTGATCTTCCTGCTCATCATGGTGCGGGCCTGGTACAAGGTCGCCAAGGCCGACCAGGCGCTCGTGGTCGTCGGTAAGAACCAGAAGAGCGCCAGCGGCGAATCGTCGCGCATCTCGGTCATCACCGGGGGCGGAGCCCTCGTGAACCCGCTGACCCAGCGGGCCGAGATGATCTCGCTGCGTGCGCGGCAGATCAAGATGGAGCCGACCGCCCAGGCATCCAACGGCGTGACCGTCAACGTGTCGGGTGTCGCCCTCGTCAAGATCGGCTCGGATCCGGAGTTCGTCCGCCGCGCCGCCGAGCGGTTCCTCTCCCAGGATGGCGCGATCGAGCAGTTCACCACGGAGCAGCTTGAGGGCGCCCTGCGCGGCGTCGTCGCGACGCTGACGGTCGAGCAGCTCATGAAGGACCGGCAGAAGCTGTCGGACCAGATCGCCGAAGGCATCAAGAGCGACCTGCTCGCCCAGGGCCTCATCCTCGACTCGTTCCAGATCCAGGGCGTCACCGACAAGAACGGCTACATCGACGCGCTCGGCGCGACCGAGGTCGAGCGCGTCCGCCGCGAGGCCGAGGTCGCCCGCATCAACGCCGCTCGCGAAGTGCGCGCGCGTCAGATCGCGACCGACGAGGCGAACCTCGTCGAGCAGACCGCCTTCGACAAGAACTCCGCCGCCGCGGCCGCCGAGGTCGGACGGGCCCGTGCCGAGGCGGACCAGGCCGAGGCCCTGGCCCGTGCCGAGCGCGAGCAGGCGGTGCTGTTGCAGGGCGCCGAGAACAAGCAGGCCCAGCTCGACGCCGACATCAAGAAGGTCGCCGACGCGGACCTGTACCAGCGTCAGCGGGCGGCCGACGGAACCGCGTACGGCGAGGTCAAGGCCGCCGAGGCCCGTGCGCAGATCGCCGCGCAGGAGGCGGAGGCCACCAGGCTTCGCGCCCAGGCCGAGGCCGACGCGGTGCGCCTGGTCGGCGAGGCCCGGGCCGCGGCCATCGAGGCCGAGGCCGAGGCGCTCTCCAAGAATCAGGAGGCACTGCTCGCCCAGCGGGCCCTCGAGGCGCTCGTGCCGATGATGACCGAGTTCGCGCGCGGCTTCGACAAGGTCGGCTCGATCACGGTGCTCGGCGGCGAAGGGGCATCCAGCCACATGGCCGCGGAGTCCGCCTCGAGCATGCGGGCCAGCTTCGACGCGATCGAGGCAGCCACCGGGATCGACCTGCGTCAGGTCATCCAGGGTCAGGCGACCGGTCGCGGGATCGCACAGGGCATCCGCGAAGAGGATGCCGCGGCCAGCGCACGCAGGGCGAGCCGGGCGAGCACCACGACCGAACCCGGAGCGGATGCTGCCGCGGCTCCCGAGGCTGTCGCCGCCGAGTAA
- a CDS encoding amidase family protein, producing the protein MTRSPQFRRRLRTAVAITGVSALCMAGAPAAFADTSTATSSAPLLAPYYTELDLTGDGQVTTADLDIASASLGLRSTDAGWSAVSAIDLDHDGKITVIDLAGLSRRMIYDDGPFNIVEASTVDMQAAMNAGVTTSVKLTQAYIDRIAAYDRTTPAGATRPLNSIITVSDAALTAAAAADVERAAHGMTSMLLGVPVALKDNYDTTDMVTTGGCGCWNANQTSTDAFMVKGLRAAGAVILAKASLDEFAYGFASEFSAFQTPGSSLLVASPYDTSKSAGGSSGGTGAAIAANLAGVGFGTDTGGSIRVPSSYNQLVGIRPTVGLTSRDGIIPLALSQDTGGPIARSVLDAAVALDAVVGADPADPVTARQAGLVPESYTSDLSGTALQGARIGYISSMIGTNSATAGLFDQAKATLAARGATVVELSAPAGFSNVLGEGSGSTNEFLHDLNGYIATHLSPAVEQRSLQQIIDGGYFVPSRKSTYVQRNAVTDATYQSWAGPEGSHTRQLAAGKALVTKLMDDNDLDAIIYPSTNAYGTIGTNMRLSPNTGMPAVTLPMGSTGAGQGGSQVGVNLEWLGRDFHEAPLLGLAYDFEQATHYRTSPTLYPALTD; encoded by the coding sequence ATGACCCGCTCGCCCCAGTTCCGCCGCCGCCTTCGCACCGCGGTCGCCATCACCGGCGTCAGCGCCCTGTGCATGGCTGGCGCACCCGCTGCTTTCGCGGACACGTCGACCGCCACTTCGTCGGCACCGCTGCTCGCCCCGTACTACACGGAGCTCGACCTCACCGGCGACGGTCAGGTCACCACCGCCGATCTGGACATCGCGTCGGCGTCTTTGGGACTCCGATCGACGGATGCCGGTTGGAGCGCCGTCTCGGCCATCGACCTGGACCATGACGGCAAGATCACCGTCATCGACCTCGCGGGTCTGTCCCGCCGGATGATCTACGACGACGGCCCGTTCAACATCGTCGAGGCATCCACCGTCGACATGCAGGCAGCCATGAACGCCGGAGTCACCACGTCGGTGAAGCTGACGCAGGCGTACATCGACCGCATTGCGGCATACGATCGCACCACCCCGGCCGGTGCGACCCGTCCGCTCAACTCGATCATCACCGTCAGCGACGCAGCTCTCACAGCCGCCGCCGCAGCCGACGTCGAGCGCGCCGCACACGGTATGACGAGCATGCTGCTCGGCGTGCCTGTTGCACTGAAGGACAACTACGACACGACCGACATGGTCACCACCGGCGGCTGCGGCTGCTGGAACGCGAACCAGACCTCGACCGACGCGTTCATGGTGAAGGGGCTCCGCGCCGCGGGAGCGGTCATCCTCGCGAAGGCCTCGCTCGACGAGTTCGCGTACGGGTTCGCCTCGGAGTTCTCCGCTTTCCAGACCCCCGGTTCGTCCCTCCTCGTGGCCTCTCCGTACGACACGTCGAAGAGCGCCGGAGGCTCGTCCGGCGGCACGGGCGCCGCGATCGCCGCGAACCTCGCCGGGGTCGGCTTCGGTACCGACACCGGCGGCTCGATCCGGGTGCCCTCGTCGTACAACCAGCTCGTGGGCATCCGCCCGACCGTCGGCCTCACCAGCCGCGACGGGATCATCCCTCTCGCGCTCTCGCAGGACACCGGCGGCCCCATCGCGCGCTCGGTGCTCGACGCGGCCGTCGCCCTCGACGCCGTCGTCGGCGCCGACCCGGCCGACCCCGTGACGGCACGCCAAGCGGGGCTCGTGCCCGAGTCCTACACGTCGGACCTCTCCGGCACGGCGCTCCAGGGAGCACGCATCGGCTACATTTCCTCGATGATCGGCACGAACTCGGCCACGGCGGGTCTGTTCGACCAGGCGAAGGCCACGCTCGCCGCGCGCGGAGCGACCGTCGTCGAGCTCTCCGCACCGGCGGGTTTCAGCAACGTCCTCGGTGAGGGTTCCGGGTCGACCAACGAGTTCCTGCACGATCTCAACGGCTACATCGCGACGCACCTGTCACCGGCCGTCGAGCAGCGCAGCCTGCAGCAGATCATCGACGGCGGCTATTTCGTGCCGAGCCGGAAGAGCACGTACGTGCAGCGCAACGCGGTCACCGACGCCACCTACCAGAGTTGGGCGGGACCGGAGGGATCGCACACGCGGCAGCTCGCCGCCGGCAAGGCACTCGTCACGAAACTCATGGACGACAACGACCTCGATGCGATCATCTACCCGAGCACCAACGCCTACGGAACCATCGGCACCAACATGCGCCTCAGCCCCAACACGGGCATGCCGGCCGTGACCCTGCCGATGGGATCGACCGGAGCAGGCCAGGGCGGCTCACAGGTCGGTGTCAACCTCGAGTGGCTCGGACGCGATTTCCACGAGGCGCCGCTCCTCGGACTCGCGTACGACTTCGAGCAGGCGACGCACTACCGCACCTCTCCCACGCTCTACCCCGCGCTCACCGACTGA
- a CDS encoding cohesin domain-containing protein, producing MSASRMHASLRRFGGRAAIIVATTVGFVGASLALSPAALAAGGQIGTVTVTAPGAAHQGDTITVSIPVDGSTDLYAYDLELRYDPALLDLDEASAAFPTGGHSSVAGGAGTVHLTDTRLGTSPGLSGAQNLVSVSFTVLGGGATSVKLASATFVDSMGGSTSLPRPAVSDIALTASPVVEPSPSSAAPTGSVGSASPAPSVSAAAVETDSDPLAVTGSSFVAPLIAGAIAVALLALGTVLIIRRRREALR from the coding sequence ATGTCTGCATCTCGCATGCATGCGAGCCTGCGCCGTTTCGGCGGTCGAGCAGCGATCATCGTTGCAACGACCGTCGGGTTCGTCGGCGCCTCGCTCGCACTCTCTCCCGCAGCTCTCGCCGCCGGCGGCCAGATCGGCACCGTGACGGTGACCGCCCCGGGCGCGGCCCACCAGGGCGACACCATCACGGTCAGCATCCCCGTCGACGGCTCGACCGACCTGTACGCGTACGACCTCGAACTGCGCTACGACCCGGCCCTCCTCGACCTCGACGAGGCTTCGGCGGCGTTCCCGACCGGCGGGCACAGCTCGGTGGCCGGCGGCGCCGGAACCGTCCATCTGACCGACACCCGCCTGGGAACGTCACCCGGGCTCAGCGGCGCGCAGAACCTCGTCAGCGTCTCGTTCACGGTGCTCGGCGGCGGAGCGACCTCGGTGAAGCTCGCGAGCGCGACGTTCGTCGACTCGATGGGTGGGTCCACCTCCCTCCCCCGGCCCGCGGTGAGCGACATCGCGCTCACCGCATCTCCCGTGGTCGAGCCGTCCCCCTCATCGGCTGCCCCCACAGGCAGCGTAGGGAGTGCCTCGCCTGCACCTTCGGTCTCCGCCGCCGCCGTCGAGACCGACTCCGACCCGCTCGCAGTGACCGGTTCGAGCTTCGTCGCGCCGCTCATCGCCGGCGCGATCGCCGTCGCCCTTCTGGCGCTCGGCACCGTCCTCATCATCCGTCGCCGTCGGGAGGCCCTCCGATGA